The following are from one region of the Thermoproteus uzoniensis 768-20 genome:
- a CDS encoding ABC transporter ATP-binding protein, whose amino-acid sequence MISLKEIHKVFPDGTYALRGVSLELKPGEVLGLLGENGAGKTTLMKILSGIYEPTKGVVEVGGRPVRFKSARDALKAGIAMVHQHLSLVDELTPLENIALLEGPSLGGITRSLRGKVEAIARSLGFEVDWDRPVGELPLGVRQRVEIVKALYLGARVLILDEPTSLLSPPEIKSLLDVVRRLKAEGRTVVFITHKIPEVLPIADRIAVLRRGEKVGEFPPSVSPDVLVEAMVGRLKTWPLEREGEPGGAVLSVEDLWVYERGRPLLQGVDLSVRGREIHALVGVEGNGQEALVDVLVGLRKPARGSVRVAGPVAYIPDDRHGRALVLDLPLVHNAVLGVHKRFSRAGLFDWAGARRFAAKLIEEFSIVAPGPDAPARSLSGGNQQKLVVGRELSKRAGLIIAHQPTRGLDVATTEYVHKLLMDARNAGAGVLLVSSDLDEALKLADSVSVIYRGRIVLSKPVREASLDEIGRAMAGL is encoded by the coding sequence ATGATATCCCTTAAAGAAATACACAAGGTTTTTCCCGACGGCACCTACGCCCTTAGGGGCGTCTCCCTCGAGCTCAAGCCGGGCGAGGTCCTCGGCCTTTTGGGGGAGAACGGGGCGGGTAAGACCACCCTCATGAAGATCTTGTCGGGAATATACGAGCCCACCAAGGGCGTTGTGGAGGTCGGCGGGAGGCCCGTCAGGTTCAAGAGCGCCAGGGACGCCCTCAAGGCGGGCATAGCCATGGTCCACCAACACTTGTCCCTCGTGGACGAGCTGACGCCTCTGGAGAACATAGCCCTCCTGGAGGGGCCCTCCTTGGGGGGCATAACGAGATCTCTCCGGGGCAAAGTCGAGGCGATTGCCAGATCTCTGGGGTTCGAGGTGGATTGGGACCGGCCTGTGGGCGAGCTGCCTCTGGGGGTCAGGCAGAGGGTGGAGATAGTCAAGGCTTTGTACCTCGGCGCCAGGGTGTTGATCTTGGACGAGCCCACGTCGCTTCTCTCGCCTCCCGAGATAAAGAGCCTTCTGGACGTGGTGAGGCGGCTCAAGGCGGAGGGCAGGACGGTGGTCTTCATCACCCACAAGATTCCGGAGGTCTTGCCCATCGCCGACAGAATAGCGGTGTTGCGGAGGGGGGAGAAAGTGGGCGAGTTCCCGCCGTCTGTCAGCCCCGACGTGCTGGTGGAGGCGATGGTGGGCAGGCTCAAGACTTGGCCTCTCGAGCGGGAGGGGGAGCCGGGCGGCGCTGTGCTGTCGGTGGAGGACCTCTGGGTCTACGAGAGGGGGCGGCCGCTGCTGCAGGGCGTCGACCTTTCGGTGAGGGGGCGGGAGATACACGCGCTGGTGGGCGTCGAGGGCAACGGGCAGGAGGCCCTTGTCGACGTCCTCGTCGGCCTGCGCAAGCCGGCGAGGGGGTCGGTGAGGGTCGCCGGGCCAGTCGCCTACATACCGGACGACAGGCACGGCAGGGCCCTAGTGCTGGACCTGCCGCTGGTCCACAACGCCGTGTTGGGAGTGCACAAGAGGTTCTCGCGGGCGGGCCTCTTCGACTGGGCGGGCGCGAGGCGCTTCGCGGCTAAGCTCATAGAGGAGTTCTCCATAGTGGCGCCGGGCCCCGACGCCCCGGCGAGGTCCCTGTCGGGCGGGAACCAGCAGAAGCTGGTCGTGGGGAGGGAGCTGAGCAAGAGGGCGGGCCTCATCATCGCGCACCAGCCCACGCGGGGCCTCGACGTGGCGACGACGGAGTACGTGCACAAGCTGTTGATGGACGCGAGGAACGCGGGGGCCGGCGTCCTGCTCGTCAGTAGCGACCTCGACGAGGCCTTGAAGCTGGCCGACTCTGTCTCGGTGATCTACCGCGGGAGGATCGTCTTGAGCAAGCCCGTGCGGGAGGCCTCCCTCGACGAGATAGGGCGCGCCATGGCGGGGCTATGA
- a CDS encoding BMP family lipoprotein — MNAKLLGIIIAVVVVIIAVAAVYMAQRGGGGGASTSQPAQQTSSAQSASKGAVYVIYDIGGRGDLSFNDMAYLGASRAARDFGLQLVELQSKTQDDYLPNLRLAARSNPTLVVAVGFLMTDAVAEASKEYPNVRFAIIDGYVPNRTNVLSIQFKENEGSALVGALAALTAYYFNCTKVGIVLGMDIPVLWKFEIGYAYGVRWAQRYIAEHFGKNVTFTIYYVYTGSFNDPAKGKQAAQAMLAQGVCVIYQAAGATGLGVFDAVAEAGQAAGRTMGPPFAIGVDADQDYIKPGFILASMMKRVDVAVYKAVQMAVSGNFSGGLMLLGLKEGGVSVSTLDDLNQFLQLGIQAGAVKASDAQQIIQKVKQMRDSIPQWIWQAVDQLKQDIISGKVQVPLPTTRDQLLQYRQQLGLVGSG; from the coding sequence ATGAACGCCAAACTTCTGGGAATAATAATAGCGGTAGTCGTAGTGATTATAGCAGTGGCCGCGGTATATATGGCCCAGAGGGGCGGCGGAGGAGGGGCGAGTACCTCGCAGCCGGCCCAACAGACGTCGTCGGCGCAGTCGGCCTCCAAGGGCGCCGTCTACGTGATCTACGACATAGGGGGCCGCGGGGACCTCTCGTTTAACGACATGGCGTATCTGGGCGCCTCTAGGGCCGCCCGCGATTTCGGCCTCCAGCTGGTGGAGCTGCAGAGCAAGACGCAGGACGACTATCTGCCCAACCTCAGGCTTGCGGCTAGGAGCAACCCGACTCTCGTCGTGGCGGTGGGCTTCTTGATGACGGACGCGGTGGCCGAGGCGTCTAAGGAGTACCCCAACGTGCGCTTCGCCATAATAGACGGCTACGTGCCCAATAGGACGAACGTGCTGTCTATACAGTTCAAGGAGAACGAGGGTAGCGCCTTGGTGGGGGCCCTGGCGGCTCTCACGGCCTACTACTTCAACTGCACGAAGGTGGGCATAGTGCTGGGGATGGACATACCTGTCTTGTGGAAGTTCGAGATCGGGTACGCCTACGGCGTGAGGTGGGCCCAGAGGTACATCGCCGAGCACTTCGGCAAGAACGTGACGTTCACTATATACTACGTCTACACCGGCTCCTTCAACGACCCGGCTAAGGGGAAGCAGGCGGCGCAGGCCATGTTGGCGCAGGGAGTCTGCGTGATATACCAGGCGGCGGGCGCGACGGGGCTCGGCGTCTTCGACGCGGTGGCCGAGGCGGGCCAGGCGGCTGGGAGGACTATGGGGCCGCCCTTCGCGATCGGGGTCGACGCGGATCAGGACTACATAAAGCCCGGCTTTATCCTGGCCTCTATGATGAAGCGCGTGGACGTCGCCGTCTATAAGGCTGTCCAGATGGCCGTGAGCGGCAACTTCAGCGGCGGCTTGATGCTCTTGGGCCTCAAGGAGGGCGGCGTGTCGGTCAGCACTCTGGACGACTTGAACCAGTTCCTGCAGCTGGGCATACAGGCGGGCGCGGTCAAGGCGTCCGACGCCCAGCAGATAATCCAGAAGGTGAAGCAGATGCGCGACTCGATACCGCAGTGGATATGGCAGGCGGTCGACCAGCTGAAGCAGGACATAATATCGGGCAAGGTGCAGGTCCCGCTGCCGACTACCCGCGACCAGTTGCTCCAGTACAGGCAACAGCTGGGCCTAGTGGGCTCCGGCTGA